Proteins from a genomic interval of Streptomyces sp. NBC_00820:
- a CDS encoding sucrase ferredoxin — translation MSRCTTVSRGFDEPVSGTAATATTWLLLEQPGPWGAKALTSSHLDPVLGRALEAAADGTGVRIALIRRPGRHADPGTPPLRHVYAAHTVPGRIWLQSATTRDPHRLLDLDFAALGAGDHRSFGTALGGRPHDGDPLALVCTNGKRDRCCALLGRPLAAELAASGVEGVWEVTHLGGHRFAPTVLVLPYGYAYGRAEAHTVKEALHHARDGRVLVEGCRGSTAWERPGQAAELAVRSMTDEYAAGVLSVVRTVGSAPRWEVTVAHADGRGWRVTVAQAAGLPPRPESCGAAVLGTPGRMDVVEIRELRTTTLAS, via the coding sequence GTGAGTAGGTGCACGACCGTCTCCCGGGGCTTCGACGAGCCCGTTTCCGGTACGGCGGCCACGGCGACGACGTGGCTGCTGCTGGAGCAACCCGGCCCTTGGGGCGCCAAGGCGCTCACCTCGAGCCATCTCGACCCCGTACTGGGCCGCGCCCTGGAGGCCGCCGCCGACGGAACGGGCGTACGCATCGCCCTGATCCGGCGCCCCGGCCGCCACGCCGACCCCGGCACGCCGCCGCTGCGCCACGTCTACGCGGCCCACACGGTCCCCGGGAGGATCTGGCTGCAGAGCGCCACCACCCGTGACCCGCACCGGCTGCTCGACCTGGACTTCGCGGCGCTCGGCGCGGGCGACCACCGCTCCTTCGGCACGGCGCTCGGCGGACGGCCGCACGACGGCGACCCGCTCGCGCTCGTGTGCACCAACGGCAAGCGCGACCGCTGCTGCGCGCTGCTCGGCCGCCCCCTCGCCGCCGAGCTGGCCGCGTCCGGCGTGGAGGGCGTCTGGGAGGTCACCCATCTGGGTGGCCATCGCTTCGCGCCCACGGTGCTCGTCCTGCCCTACGGCTACGCGTACGGCCGCGCCGAGGCGCACACCGTCAAGGAGGCCCTGCACCACGCGCGGGACGGACGCGTACTGGTGGAGGGGTGCCGCGGGAGCACGGCGTGGGAACGGCCCGGCCAGGCCGCCGAGCTGGCCGTGCGCTCGATGACGGACGAGTACGCGGCGGGCGTGCTGAGCGTCGTACGGACCGTGGGCTCGGCCCCCCGCTGGGAGGTCACCGTCGCTCACGCGGACGGCCGGGGCTGGCGCGTCACCGTGGCGCAGGCCGCCGGACTCCCGCCGCGCCCGGAGAGCTGCGGCGCGGCGGTGCTCGGTACGCCGGGCCGGATGGACGTCGTGGAGATCCGCGAACTGCGGACGACAACGCTCGCGAGCTGA
- a CDS encoding citrate synthase: MRDHEPAQDRPGRRLSTKETAELLGVKPETVYAYVSRGLLSSRREPGGRASTFDTKEVEALARRNRREAVGTSGSANDMSVRTHLTLIEQDHYYFRGVDATELATRHSYEEVAEWLWTGRPAPGATFTAPEATVEVARRAVNALSEHASPIDRLRVAAIAAAAEDPLRFDLSEEAVLGTGRILIPTLVAALPAVGHDHEDGAPLAHRLWGRLTGHAPDEASLRVLNTALALLADHDLAASTLAVRVAASARAHAYAAVSAGLGVLEGPLHGAASGLVHRMLLDVLDQGTAVPVIADELRAGRRIPGLGHRLYTGEDPRARVLFDLLEQVPRAEPALLAARDIVATTARHAPLHANVDLALAVFTASSGMPATAGETIFAVARTAGWIAHALEEYGERPLRMRPSGHYAGPRPPQPMPE, from the coding sequence ATGCGCGATCACGAACCCGCCCAGGACCGCCCCGGGCGAAGGCTGTCCACCAAGGAGACCGCCGAACTGCTCGGCGTGAAGCCCGAGACGGTCTACGCCTACGTGAGCCGCGGCCTGCTCAGCAGCAGACGCGAGCCCGGCGGCCGTGCCAGCACCTTCGACACGAAGGAGGTGGAGGCCCTGGCCCGCCGCAACAGGCGGGAGGCCGTGGGCACTTCGGGCTCGGCCAACGACATGTCCGTGCGGACCCACCTCACGCTGATCGAACAGGACCACTACTACTTCCGTGGCGTCGACGCCACGGAGCTGGCCACACGGCACTCCTACGAGGAGGTCGCGGAGTGGCTGTGGACGGGCCGGCCGGCCCCCGGTGCCACCTTCACCGCGCCCGAGGCCACCGTCGAGGTCGCGCGCCGCGCCGTGAACGCCCTGTCCGAGCACGCCTCCCCCATCGACCGGCTGCGCGTCGCCGCGATCGCCGCGGCGGCCGAGGACCCCCTGCGCTTCGACCTGTCCGAGGAGGCCGTACTCGGCACAGGGCGCATCCTGATTCCCACGCTGGTCGCCGCGCTGCCGGCGGTGGGGCACGACCACGAGGACGGCGCCCCCCTGGCCCACCGCCTGTGGGGCCGGCTGACCGGCCACGCGCCCGACGAGGCCTCACTGCGGGTCCTGAACACTGCCCTCGCCCTGCTCGCCGACCACGACCTGGCCGCCTCCACCCTCGCCGTCCGGGTCGCCGCCTCGGCCCGCGCACACGCCTACGCGGCGGTCTCGGCCGGACTCGGCGTCCTGGAGGGCCCGCTGCACGGCGCCGCCAGCGGACTGGTCCACCGCATGCTGCTCGACGTGCTCGACCAGGGCACCGCCGTCCCCGTGATCGCCGACGAACTCCGCGCGGGCCGCCGCATCCCCGGACTCGGCCACCGGCTCTACACCGGCGAGGACCCGCGCGCGCGGGTGCTCTTCGACCTCCTGGAGCAGGTCCCACGGGCCGAGCCCGCCCTGCTCGCCGCCCGCGACATCGTCGCCACGACGGCCCGCCACGCCCCGTTGCACGCCAACGTGGACCTGGCCCTGGCCGTGTTCACCGCCTCCTCGGGCATGCCCGCCACGGCCGGCGAGACGATCTTCGCGGTCGCCCGCACCGCGGGGTGGATCGCCCACGCCCTGGAGGAGTACGGCGAGCGCCCGCTGCGCATGCGCCCGAGCGGCCACTACGCCGGACCGCGCCCCCCGCAGCCCATGCCCGAGTAG
- a CDS encoding citrate synthase/methylcitrate synthase, translating to MSINRAAPLVDVPRGLAGVVVTDTEIGDVRGREGFYHYRQYSAVELARTRGFEDVWHLLVHGTLPDAERRAAFVAETAALRVLPEEVRAALPAVAAAGRTSGPLAGLRTALSLLGATRGFRPVYDIGADRRRSDTVAACAAVPTLLTALYRLGQGLDPVEPRADLSYAANYLYMLTGEEPDPRQARAVEQYLISTIDHGFNASTFTARVIASTGADVAACLVGAVGALSGPLHGGAPSRALDTLDAIGTSDRIDSWIRERVLAGDRIMGFGHAVYRTEDPRSRMLRDIARDFGGPRVDFAVEVERHVERILAELKPGRELHTNVEFYAGVVMELCGLPREMFTPTFAAARVVGWSANILEQAADSKIIRPAARYVGPEAPVAVPLV from the coding sequence ATGTCCATCAACAGGGCCGCACCTCTTGTCGACGTACCGCGCGGTCTCGCGGGCGTCGTGGTCACCGACACCGAGATCGGGGACGTCCGGGGGCGCGAGGGCTTCTACCACTACCGGCAGTACTCGGCCGTCGAACTCGCGCGCACGCGCGGCTTCGAGGACGTCTGGCACCTGCTCGTCCACGGCACGCTCCCGGACGCCGAGCGCCGAGCCGCCTTCGTCGCCGAGACCGCGGCACTGCGCGTGCTGCCCGAGGAGGTCCGCGCCGCCCTGCCCGCCGTCGCCGCGGCCGGCCGCACCTCCGGCCCGCTGGCCGGGCTGCGCACGGCACTGTCGCTGCTCGGCGCCACCCGGGGATTCCGGCCGGTGTACGACATCGGCGCGGACCGGCGCCGCTCCGACACCGTCGCCGCCTGCGCCGCCGTACCCACGCTGCTCACCGCGCTGTACCGGCTCGGGCAGGGCCTCGACCCGGTGGAGCCGCGCGCGGACCTGTCGTACGCGGCCAACTACCTGTACATGCTCACGGGCGAGGAGCCCGATCCCCGTCAGGCCCGCGCGGTCGAGCAGTACCTGATATCAACCATTGATCACGGATTCAACGCGTCAACCTTCACCGCGCGGGTGATCGCGTCCACCGGCGCCGATGTCGCGGCCTGCCTGGTGGGGGCCGTGGGCGCGCTCTCCGGGCCGCTGCACGGCGGAGCGCCGAGCCGCGCCCTGGACACGCTGGACGCGATCGGCACGTCGGACCGGATCGACTCCTGGATCCGGGAGCGGGTGCTCGCGGGTGACCGGATCATGGGCTTCGGGCACGCCGTCTACCGCACCGAGGACCCTCGTTCACGCATGCTCCGCGACATCGCCCGCGACTTCGGCGGCCCGCGCGTCGACTTCGCCGTAGAGGTCGAGCGGCACGTCGAGAGGATCCTCGCCGAGCTCAAGCCCGGCCGCGAACTGCACACCAACGTCGAGTTCTACGCCGGCGTCGTCATGGAACTCTGCGGCCTGCCCCGGGAGATGTTCACCCCCACCTTCGCCGCGGCCCGCGTGGTGGGCTGGAGCGCCAACATCCTGGAGCAGGCGGCGGATTCGAAGATCATCCGCCCGGCGGCGCGCTATGTCGGCCCGGAGGCGCCGGTCGCGGTGCCGCTGGTGTAG
- a CDS encoding CobW family GTP-binding protein, whose translation MGNSRSSRSSRSPQQIPVVVLAGFLGSGKTTLLNHLLHRSGGSRIGAVVNDFGSIEIDAMAVAGALGDSTVSLGNGCLCCAVDASELDQYLERLAAPAAGIDVIVIEASGLAEPQELVRMVLASEHPGLVYGGLVEVVDAAEFDDTRARHPEIDRHLALADLVVVNKLDRAPDADRVLGLVRSLTDRAAVVPATYGRVDPEFLFDCRPSEERVGQLSFDDLHEHGDDDSTGHLHAGYDSLSFTSDVPMDPRSLMRFLDSRPQGLYRIKGYVGFGPYDTGNRYAVHAVGRFLRFHPEPWPATEPRLTQLVLIGAGIDTEALGKELEACKSDAPHADEHGMWGVLRYVQGPDETDPMEPSA comes from the coding sequence TTGGGGAACAGCCGGAGCAGCCGGAGCAGCCGTAGTCCGCAGCAGATCCCGGTCGTCGTGCTCGCCGGGTTCCTGGGCTCGGGGAAGACCACGCTGCTCAACCACCTGCTGCACCGCAGCGGAGGCAGCCGGATCGGGGCGGTCGTCAACGACTTCGGGTCGATCGAGATCGACGCGATGGCCGTCGCGGGCGCCCTCGGCGACTCGACCGTCTCGCTCGGCAACGGCTGCCTGTGCTGTGCCGTCGACGCGAGTGAACTCGACCAGTACCTGGAGCGGCTCGCCGCGCCCGCCGCGGGCATCGACGTGATCGTCATCGAGGCCAGCGGGCTGGCGGAGCCGCAGGAACTCGTGCGGATGGTGCTCGCCAGCGAGCATCCCGGCCTCGTCTACGGCGGCCTCGTCGAGGTCGTCGACGCGGCCGAGTTCGACGACACCCGGGCCCGGCACCCCGAGATCGACCGACACCTCGCGCTCGCCGACCTCGTCGTGGTCAACAAGCTCGACCGGGCACCGGACGCCGACCGCGTCCTCGGCCTGGTCCGCTCGCTCACCGACCGCGCCGCCGTCGTCCCGGCCACCTACGGGCGCGTCGACCCCGAGTTCCTCTTCGACTGCCGGCCCAGCGAGGAGCGCGTCGGCCAGCTGTCGTTCGACGACCTGCACGAGCACGGCGACGACGACAGCACCGGCCACCTGCACGCCGGCTACGACAGCCTGTCCTTCACCTCCGACGTGCCCATGGACCCCCGGAGCCTGATGCGGTTCCTGGACAGCCGTCCGCAGGGGCTGTACCGGATCAAGGGATACGTCGGCTTCGGGCCGTACGACACCGGCAACCGGTACGCCGTACACGCCGTGGGCCGGTTCCTGCGCTTCCACCCGGAGCCGTGGCCGGCGACCGAACCACGCCTGACCCAGCTCGTCCTGATCGGCGCCGGCATCGATACCGAAGCGCTCGGCAAGGAACTGGAGGCGTGCAAGAGTGACGCCCCACACGCCGACGAGCACGGCATGTGGGGCGTCCTGCGGTACGTACAGGGCCCGGATGAGACAGACCCCATGGAACCGTCCGCCTAG
- a CDS encoding DNA gyrase/topoisomerase IV subunit A, giving the protein MARRSTKTPPPDESYEEKILDIDVVDEMRGSYLEYAYSVIYSRALPDARDGLKPVHRRIVFQMNEMGLRPERAYVKCARVVGEVMGKLHPHGDASIYDALVRMAQPFSMRVPLVDGHGNFGSLGNDDPPAAMRYTECRMTEATSLMTESIDEDTVDFVPNYDGQEREPVALPAAFPNLLVNGSSGIAVGMATNMPPHNLREVIAAARHLIRHPNADLDALMRLVPGPDLPTGGRIVGLDGVRDAYATGRGTFKMRASVEIETVTARRKGLVVTELPFTVGPEKVIAKIKDLVNAKKIQGIADVKDLTDREHGLRLVIEIKNGFVPEAVLEQLYKLTPMEESFGINNVALVDGQPLTLGLKELLEVYLDHRFEVVRRRSEFRRGKKRDRLHLVEGLLTALVDIDEVIRLIRSSENSAQAKQRLMERFSLSEIQTQYILDTPLRRLTKFDRIELEAEKERLTAEIEELTQILDSDVELRKLVSAELAAVAKKFGTDRRTVLLESAGAPVSAVPLQVADDPCRVLLSSTGLLARTKGNEPVSEDADGGGRVKHDVIVSAVPATARGEIGAVSSGGRLLRINVVDLPQLPDTAAAPNLSGGAQVAEFVSLEDDETVVCLMTLDESSPGLALGTEQGVVKRVVPDYPSNKEELEVITLKEGDRIVGAVELRTGEEDLVFITDDAQLLRYQASQVRPQGRPAGGMAGVKLTEGAKVISFTAVDPAADAVVFTVAGSRGTLDDSVQTTAKLTPLDQYPRKGRATGGVRCQRFLKGEDCLALAWAGPVPARAAQKNGTPVELPDLDPRRDGSGTSLPGTVAVIAGPVS; this is encoded by the coding sequence ATGGCCCGCCGCAGCACGAAGACCCCGCCGCCCGACGAGTCGTACGAGGAGAAGATCCTCGACATCGACGTCGTGGACGAGATGCGTGGCTCCTACCTCGAGTACGCGTACTCGGTCATCTACTCGCGCGCCCTGCCGGACGCCCGTGACGGCCTCAAGCCGGTGCATCGCCGCATCGTCTTCCAGATGAACGAGATGGGCCTGCGCCCGGAGCGGGCGTACGTGAAGTGCGCCCGTGTCGTCGGCGAGGTCATGGGCAAGCTGCACCCGCACGGCGACGCGTCGATCTACGACGCCCTCGTGCGCATGGCGCAGCCGTTCTCGATGCGCGTCCCGCTGGTGGACGGCCACGGAAACTTCGGCTCGCTGGGCAACGACGACCCGCCGGCCGCCATGCGGTACACCGAGTGCCGCATGACCGAGGCGACGAGCCTGATGACCGAGTCGATCGACGAGGACACGGTCGACTTCGTCCCCAACTACGACGGCCAGGAGCGGGAGCCGGTGGCCCTGCCCGCCGCCTTCCCGAACCTGCTGGTCAACGGCTCCTCGGGCATCGCGGTCGGTATGGCGACGAACATGCCGCCGCACAACCTGCGCGAGGTCATCGCGGCCGCCCGCCACCTGATCAGGCACCCGAACGCGGACCTGGACGCGCTGATGCGGCTCGTCCCGGGACCGGATCTGCCCACCGGCGGCCGGATCGTCGGCCTGGACGGCGTCCGGGACGCGTACGCGACGGGCCGCGGCACCTTCAAGATGCGCGCGAGCGTCGAGATCGAGACGGTGACCGCCCGCCGCAAGGGCCTGGTCGTGACCGAACTGCCCTTCACGGTCGGCCCCGAGAAGGTCATCGCGAAGATCAAGGACCTGGTCAACGCGAAGAAGATCCAGGGCATCGCCGACGTCAAGGACCTCACCGACCGCGAGCACGGCCTGCGTCTGGTCATCGAGATCAAGAACGGCTTCGTGCCCGAGGCGGTCCTGGAGCAGCTGTACAAGCTGACGCCGATGGAGGAGTCCTTCGGCATCAACAACGTCGCCCTGGTCGACGGCCAGCCGCTCACCCTGGGCCTCAAGGAGCTGCTGGAGGTCTACCTCGACCACCGTTTCGAGGTCGTCCGGCGCCGCAGCGAGTTCCGCCGCGGCAAGAAGCGGGACCGGCTGCACCTGGTCGAGGGCCTGCTCACCGCCCTGGTCGACATCGACGAGGTCATCCGGCTGATCCGGTCCAGCGAGAACTCCGCGCAGGCCAAGCAGCGTCTGATGGAGCGTTTCTCGCTGAGCGAGATCCAGACGCAGTACATCCTCGACACGCCGCTGCGCCGGCTCACCAAGTTCGACCGCATCGAGCTGGAGGCGGAGAAGGAGCGGCTCACCGCGGAGATCGAGGAGCTGACCCAGATCCTGGATTCGGACGTGGAGCTGCGCAAGCTGGTCTCGGCCGAACTGGCCGCCGTGGCGAAGAAGTTCGGCACCGACCGGCGTACGGTGCTGCTGGAGTCCGCGGGCGCCCCGGTGAGCGCGGTGCCGCTCCAGGTCGCCGACGACCCGTGCCGCGTGCTGCTGTCCTCGACCGGCCTGCTGGCCCGCACCAAGGGCAACGAGCCGGTCTCGGAGGACGCCGACGGCGGCGGCCGCGTCAAGCACGACGTGATCGTCTCGGCGGTGCCGGCGACCGCGCGCGGGGAGATCGGTGCGGTGAGCTCGGGGGGCCGGCTGCTGCGGATCAACGTCGTCGACCTGCCGCAGCTGCCGGACACGGCGGCCGCGCCGAACCTGTCCGGAGGCGCGCAGGTGGCCGAGTTCGTGTCCCTGGAGGACGACGAGACGGTGGTCTGCCTGATGACGCTGGACGAGTCGTCGCCGGGTCTGGCGCTCGGCACCGAGCAGGGTGTGGTGAAGCGGGTCGTGCCCGACTATCCGTCCAACAAGGAGGAGTTGGAGGTCATCACCCTCAAGGAGGGTGACCGGATCGTCGGCGCGGTGGAACTGCGCACCGGCGAGGAGGACCTCGTCTTCATCACGGACGACGCGCAGCTGCTGCGCTACCAGGCCTCGCAGGTCCGCCCGCAGGGCCGTCCGGCGGGAGGCATGGCCGGTGTCAAGCTCACCGAGGGCGCCAAGGTCATCTCGTTCACCGCGGTCGACCCGGCCGCCGACGCGGTGGTCTTCACGGTGGCGGGCTCGCGCGGCACGCTGGACGACTCGGTGCAGACGACGGCCAAGCTGACCCCGCTCGACCAGTACCCGCGCAAGGGCCGGGCCACCGGTGGCGTGCGCTGCCAGCGGTTCCTGAAGGGCGAGGACTGCCTGGCGCTGGCCTGGGCGGGCCCCGTCCCGGCCCGGGCGGCCCAGAAGAACGGCACCCCGGTGGAACTGCCGGACCTGGACCCGCGCCGGGACGGCTCGGGAACCTCGCTGCCCGGGACCGTCGCGGTGATCGCGGGGCCGGTCTCCTAG
- a CDS encoding M16 family metallopeptidase, with amino-acid sequence MPMGHTTTAEAGSGGLTATEHRLANGLRVVLSEDHLTPVAAVCLWYDVGSRHEVKGRTGLAHLFEHLMFQGSGQVKGNGHFELVQGAGGSLNGTTSFERTNYFETMPTHQLELALWLEADRMGSLLAALDDESMENQRDVVKNERRQRYDNVPYGTAFEKLTALSYPAGHPYHHTPIGSMADLDAATLEDARQFFRTYYAPNNAVLSVVGDIDPEQTLAWIEKYFGSIPGHDGKPAPRDGSLPDIHGEQLREVLVEEVPARALMAAYRLPHDGTRACDAADVALTVLGGGESSRLYNRLVRRDRTAVAAGFGLLRLAGAPSLGWLDVKTSGDVEVPVIEAAIDEELARFAEEGPTPEEMERAQAQLEREWLDRLGTVAGRADELCRYAVLFGDPQLALTAVQRVLEVTPEEVREVAKARLRPDNRAVLVYEPKSPGAVEDADVPEDPEAEATVEAADDNEETGK; translated from the coding sequence ATGCCCATGGGTCACACGACCACAGCCGAGGCAGGCTCCGGAGGCCTGACAGCGACCGAGCACCGGCTGGCCAACGGTCTGCGCGTGGTGCTCTCCGAGGACCACCTGACCCCGGTGGCGGCGGTCTGCCTCTGGTACGACGTCGGTTCCCGGCACGAAGTCAAGGGCCGCACCGGCTTGGCTCACCTTTTCGAGCACCTGATGTTCCAGGGCTCGGGCCAGGTGAAGGGCAACGGCCACTTCGAGCTGGTGCAGGGCGCCGGCGGCTCGCTCAACGGCACCACCAGCTTCGAGCGCACCAACTACTTCGAGACGATGCCCACTCACCAGCTGGAGCTCGCCCTCTGGCTGGAGGCCGACCGCATGGGCTCCCTGCTGGCCGCCCTGGACGACGAGTCCATGGAGAACCAGCGCGACGTCGTCAAGAACGAGCGCCGGCAGCGCTACGACAACGTGCCCTACGGCACCGCCTTCGAGAAGCTGACCGCCCTGTCCTACCCCGCGGGCCACCCCTACCACCACACGCCGATCGGCTCGATGGCGGACCTGGACGCGGCCACCCTGGAGGACGCGCGCCAGTTCTTCCGCACCTACTACGCGCCCAACAACGCCGTACTCTCCGTGGTCGGCGACATCGACCCCGAGCAGACGCTCGCCTGGATCGAGAAGTACTTCGGCTCCATCCCCGGCCACGACGGCAAGCCCGCTCCCCGTGACGGCTCCCTGCCGGACATCCACGGCGAGCAGCTGCGCGAGGTCCTCGTCGAGGAGGTCCCGGCGCGCGCCCTGATGGCCGCCTACCGGCTCCCGCACGACGGCACGCGCGCGTGCGACGCGGCCGACGTGGCCCTCACCGTCCTCGGCGGCGGCGAGTCCTCCCGGCTGTACAACCGCCTGGTGCGGCGCGACCGTACGGCCGTCGCGGCCGGCTTCGGCCTGCTGCGCCTGGCCGGCGCGCCCTCGCTCGGCTGGCTGGACGTGAAGACCTCCGGTGACGTCGAGGTACCCGTCATCGAGGCCGCCATCGACGAGGAGCTGGCCCGCTTCGCCGAGGAGGGCCCCACGCCCGAGGAGATGGAGCGCGCCCAGGCCCAGTTGGAGCGCGAGTGGCTGGACCGGCTCGGCACCGTCGCCGGCCGCGCCGACGAACTGTGCCGGTACGCCGTCCTGTTCGGCGACCCGCAGCTCGCCCTCACCGCCGTGCAGCGTGTCCTGGAGGTGACCCCCGAGGAGGTGCGGGAGGTCGCCAAGGCCCGCCTGCGCCCCGACAACCGCGCGGTCCTCGTCTACGAGCCGAAGTCCCCGGGAGCGGTCGAGGACGCCGACGTGCCCGAGGACCCGGAGGCGGAGGCCACCGTGGAAGCCGCCGACGACAACGAGGAGACGGGCAAGTGA
- a CDS encoding M16 family metallopeptidase, whose protein sequence is MEFHPQPQPGDAKPWAFPAPERGTLDNGLTVLRCHRPGQQVVAVEVLLDAPLDAEPAGLDGVGTIMARAFSEGTDKHSAEEFAAELERAGATLDAHADHPGVRLSLEVPASRLAKGLGLLADALRAPAFAESEVERLVRNRLDEIPHELANPSRRAAKELSKELFPATSRMSRPRQGTEDTVEKIDAEAVRAFYDRHVRPSTATAVVVGDLAGSDLDALLADTLGAWTGTPGTPRPVPPVSADDTGRVVIVDRPGAVQTQLLIGRVGADRHDRVWPAQVLGTYCLGGTLTSRLDRVLREEKGYTYGVRSFGQVLRSAPPAPGGATGIAMLAISGSVDTPNTGPALEDLWKVLRTLAAEGLTDAERDVAVQNLVGVAPLKYETAAAVASTLADQVEQHLPDDFQAELYRRLATTGTVEATAAVVNAFPEDRLVTVLVGDAAEIKAPVEALGIGEVTVVAAE, encoded by the coding sequence ATGGAGTTCCACCCCCAGCCGCAGCCCGGCGACGCCAAGCCGTGGGCCTTCCCCGCTCCCGAGCGAGGCACGCTGGACAACGGCCTGACCGTCCTGCGCTGCCACCGTCCCGGCCAGCAGGTCGTCGCCGTCGAGGTACTGCTGGACGCGCCCCTGGACGCCGAGCCGGCCGGCCTGGACGGCGTCGGCACGATCATGGCGCGGGCCTTCTCCGAGGGCACCGACAAGCACTCCGCCGAGGAGTTCGCCGCCGAGCTGGAGCGGGCCGGCGCCACGCTCGACGCGCACGCCGACCACCCCGGCGTCCGGCTCAGCCTGGAGGTTCCCGCCTCCCGCCTGGCCAAGGGCCTCGGCCTGCTCGCCGACGCCCTGCGCGCGCCCGCCTTCGCCGAGAGCGAGGTCGAGCGGCTGGTCCGCAACCGCCTGGACGAGATCCCGCACGAGCTGGCCAACCCCTCCCGCCGGGCCGCCAAGGAACTCTCCAAGGAGCTGTTCCCGGCGACCTCGCGCATGTCCCGCCCGCGCCAGGGCACCGAGGACACCGTCGAGAAGATCGACGCGGAGGCCGTACGCGCCTTCTACGACCGTCATGTCCGCCCCTCGACGGCCACCGCGGTCGTGGTCGGCGACCTGGCCGGCAGCGATCTGGACGCCCTGCTCGCCGACACCCTGGGCGCCTGGACCGGCACCCCGGGCACGCCCCGGCCGGTGCCGCCGGTGTCCGCCGACGACACCGGCCGCGTCGTCATCGTCGACCGCCCCGGCGCCGTTCAGACGCAGCTGCTCATCGGCCGCGTCGGCGCCGACCGGCACGACCGGGTGTGGCCCGCGCAGGTGCTCGGCACCTACTGCCTGGGCGGCACCCTCACCTCCCGCCTGGACCGCGTCCTGCGCGAGGAGAAGGGCTACACCTACGGCGTGCGCTCCTTCGGGCAGGTCCTGCGCTCCGCGCCCCCCGCGCCCGGCGGTGCCACGGGCATCGCGATGCTCGCCATCAGCGGCTCGGTCGACACGCCCAACACCGGTCCCGCGCTCGAGGATCTGTGGAAGGTGCTGCGCACGCTCGCCGCGGAGGGCCTGACCGACGCCGAGCGGGACGTCGCCGTGCAGAACCTCGTCGGGGTCGCGCCGCTGAAGTACGAGACCGCGGCGGCCGTCGCGAGCACGCTCGCGGACCAGGTCGAGCAGCACCTGCCCGACGACTTCCAGGCCGAGCTGTACCGGCGGCTCGCCACCACCGGCACGGTCGAGGCGACCGCGGCGGTCGTCAACGCCTTCCCGGAGGACCGTCTGGTGACCGTTCTCGTGGGTGACGCGGCCGAGATCAAGGCGCCGGTCGAGGCGCTCGGTATCGGCGAAGTCACCGTCGTGGCCGCCGAGTAG